Proteins found in one Bacillota bacterium genomic segment:
- a CDS encoding DUF2953 domain-containing protein: MAWAWGLISVQAVFHKAKPDLFLKLGGWTKRIRERPKKRRKPKETNKRKEAGLAACFRIASAGRYLDSRALKEGVGFALRIARSLRLKLAIEGEYGTGDPAMTGYISGMVAIVNGTRERLQLRPNYTDEVLDVQGKIRGRLIPAQILGLTGCFLLKAPVRRLWWAGLRTKVKNIRRSKGCSKKTLKPLSPNWKS; encoded by the coding sequence GTGGCCTGGGCATGGGGCCTGATATCGGTGCAGGCCGTTTTTCATAAAGCAAAACCCGACCTTTTCTTAAAGTTGGGCGGGTGGACGAAGCGTATCCGGGAAAGACCGAAAAAGAGGCGTAAACCCAAGGAAACAAACAAACGCAAGGAAGCCGGTCTCGCCGCTTGCTTTCGGATTGCCTCTGCCGGACGGTATTTGGACAGCCGGGCGTTAAAAGAAGGTGTCGGTTTTGCCCTCCGCATTGCACGATCTCTGCGTTTAAAACTTGCGATCGAGGGGGAATACGGTACGGGCGACCCGGCGATGACCGGGTATATCTCCGGTATGGTGGCTATAGTGAACGGAACCCGGGAACGTTTACAACTGCGCCCGAACTATACGGATGAGGTTTTGGATGTCCAGGGTAAAATCCGCGGAAGGCTTATTCCGGCCCAAATCCTGGGCCTGACCGGATGCTTCTTGCTGAAAGCGCCGGTCCGGCGGCTCTGGTGGGCCGGGCTGCGAACAAAAGTTAAAAACATAAGGAGGTCAAAAGGATGTTCAAAGAAAACGTTGAAACCATTGTCACCCAACTGGAAAAGCTGA
- a CDS encoding zf-HC2 domain-containing protein: protein MNCDHERLQAYLDGALTDSELCELKGHLAECRACRRELSRLKLLWSELSQPEEIPLPPELPYLRQQAVTVVRRTREEQAEKYLGFWEIQRLAWSPLGLSAAYLPGSRQVVNLVRATGKAAPGLLQSSIKAAARLPHLGQRGKGRDRR, encoded by the coding sequence ATGAATTGTGATCATGAACGGTTACAGGCTTATCTTGACGGGGCGCTTACAGACAGCGAACTCTGCGAGCTGAAAGGGCATCTGGCTGAATGCCGCGCCTGCCGCCGGGAACTCTCGCGCCTGAAGCTCTTGTGGTCGGAACTGTCTCAACCGGAAGAAATCCCCCTCCCGCCGGAACTGCCTTATTTACGTCAACAGGCGGTCACGGTCGTAAGGCGCACCCGGGAGGAGCAGGCGGAAAAATACCTTGGCTTCTGGGAAATACAGCGGCTGGCATGGAGCCCGCTCGGCCTTTCTGCGGCGTACCTGCCGGGATCCCGGCAGGTTGTGAACCTTGTCAGGGCAACCGGCAAGGCGGCGCCGGGGCTGCTTCAAAGCTCCATCAAAGCCGCCGCGCGCCTGCCCCATTTAGGACAGCGCGGGAAAGGGCGTGACCGGCGCTGA